TCCAAGACTTGTTTTTGTGCTTCCGTTCTTATTAATACAGCttctctttttccttcaagtaaatcaaggttTATGCGCATTTCTTCTTCATTGGATTCTTCTGACGCTTGTGTATACCTCATGCTTGGctcccctatctcaactggaattaaggcttcagctTCGTACACTAATGAGAATGGTGTTTCTCCCGTACTTGTTTTTGCTGTCGTGCGGTACGCCCATAAAATCGGGTAGCAATTCTGGCCAATTGCCTTTGGATTCTTCCAATcgtttcttcaaattgttgacaatgactttatttgttgattcagctTGACCATTACCCATCGGATGGTAAGGTGTGGAGATAATCCTTTTgttctgccaactttgaaaaaattctgtgatATGTGTGCCTATAAATTGTGGGCCATTATCACACACAATTTCCTTTGGTATactgaatcgacatatgatatttcgccaaatgaaatctctgaCTTCTTTtttcgtacctgtttaaatgctcctgcttctacccatttagtaatgTAGTCAGTGAGTACAAGCAAGAATTTTACCTtgccttttgcttgtggaagtggacccacaatatccatcccccatttcataaaaggCCACAGTGCAATGATCGGATGTAGCAACTCTACAGGTCTATGCATGTTATTaccgtatctttgacatttatcacatttagccacgaaaGTTTCCGCTTCtgcttccattttaggccaataatagcctgctctaatcatggttcttaccagtgatcgccctcctgcgtgatttccacaatgcccctcgtgtatctctctcattacatattccgTTTGAGAAGGACCGAGACATCTTGTTAAGGgtccaccgaacatttttcgataaagattgccttgctttaaacaatatcgagcagccttTTTTCGAAGCGCGTAAGTTTTTTTCTTGTCTTTAGGGATGATACcgtactgcaaaaaagcaacaatctcattcctccaatcccaggttaagttattgaaatttacctcatttttgtttggatcgagtactgaatgaaacaaatgaattacagAGGAATTTTCATTGCTCGGCACGTCTGCCGCAGATACGAGATTGGCTAGGGCGTCTGCCTCGACATTTTTATCTCTTGGTATCCGCGtaactttccaggtttggaaTTGCCTAATTAGATCCCGCACCTTCTCTAAGTACTGCTGCATTCGTGCTTCCCTAGCTGTATAAGTCCCTAGCATTTGGTTAACTACAAGTTGCGAATCGTTTTTATTACAATCTGAttaatgccgagttctcgtgccagttctaaacttgcaatcacaacttcatactctgcctcattgttagttatagaatgacattttatggcttgtcgaatggtttcacccataggtggtaccaaaacaattcctAAACCTTCCCCATTcacattagatgagccatcagtaaataaggtccaaactcTTGGATTAGACCCgttgaacacctgtaattctttttctgcttctaattgcatcccttggctaaaatcagccaaaaAATCTGCTAACACCTGAGATTTTATTGCGGTTCTGGGCTGATAtgtgatgtcatattcacttaattctatgtCCCATTTGGCTAACCTACCGATaaatcatgcttatgtaatatttTGCGCAATGGATAAGTAGTTACTACGGAAATAGGGTGgtattgaaaataaggccttagttttctagatgccatgattagtgCAAGTGCAACCAATTCCTGGTACTGGATGTCTGTTGATCCCCACGGATTTGAcgtattccccatggtgatggaaatttaataacttaatGTA
This sequence is a window from Nicotiana sylvestris chromosome 3, ASM39365v2, whole genome shotgun sequence. Protein-coding genes within it:
- the LOC138888099 gene encoding uncharacterized protein — its product is MQLEAEKELQVFNGSNPRVWTLFTDGSSNVNGEGLGIVLVPPMGETIRQAIKCHSITNNEAEYEVVIASLELARELGINQIYGIIPKDKKKTYALRKKAARYCLKQGNLYRKMFGGPLTRCLGPSQTEYVMREIHEGHCGNHAGGRSLVRTMIRAGYYWPKMEAEAETFVAKCDKCQRYGNNMHRPVELLHPIIALWPFMKWGMDIVGPLPQAKGKVKFLLVLTDYITKWVEAGAFKQNKRIISTPYHPMGNGQAESTNKVIVNNLKKRLEESKVEIGEPSMRYTQASEESNEEEMRINLDLLEGKREAVLIRTEAQKQVLERYYNRKARLRYFKIGDFVLKKVFQSAKAANTGKLSLSWEGPYKIHGIAGKGAYELETMDDKILPSHWNVVHLKRYYF